One genomic window of Drosophila virilis strain 15010-1051.87 unplaced genomic scaffold, Dvir_AGI_RSII-ME tig00001966, whole genome shotgun sequence includes the following:
- the LOC116650112 gene encoding uncharacterized protein yields MADLPADRLNTSYPFMVTGVDYCGPFYYKNEVRNRPPVKCYISLFICFATKAVHLELVKDLSTTSFLNALKRFILTRSRPSRIWSDNATNFVGAKNELADLNRLFLRDEHVKAVNEFCLTESIEWLFIPPRSPHFGGLWEAAVKTAKHHFYRSVCSSILDFDSLQHPGDLDVLTPAHFLGTAPSSSYIEPDLRQLNFNRLNHFQRVTYLQQVFWARWREEYLTLLQQRSKWAHSSAWTLH; encoded by the exons atggcagacctaccagctgatcgtctTAATACATCGTATCCCTTTATGGTCACTGGCGTTGAttactgtggaccattttACTACAAGAACGAAGTGCGCAACAGGCCACCAGTGAAATGCTATATCAGtctgttcatatgcttcgctacaaagGCGGTGCACTTAGAGCTTGTAAAGGACTTGTCCACAACATCGTTTCTAAACGCCCTAAAACGTTTCATCCTGACTCGCTCTCGACcttcaaggatctggtctgacaatgcgacaaacttcGTAGGTGCCAAGAACGAACTAGCAGATCTGAACCGCCTGTTCCTGAGAGACGAGCATGTCAAGGCCGTTAACGAGTTTTGCCTAACCGAATCAATTGAATGGTTGTTCATCCCTCCTCGCTCTCCGCACTTTGGTGGACTATGGGAAGCCGCTGTGAAGACTGCTAAGCACCACTTTTATCGATCTGTTTGCTCTTCCATTTTGGATTTCGATTCGCTGC agcatccaggtgatcttgacgtcttgacacccgcacacttCCTGGGTACAGCGCCATCTTCATCATACATTGAGCCCGATCTAAGGCAGCTTAACTTCAATCGGCTTAATCATTTTCAGCGCGTCACATATCTCCAACAAGTATTCTGGGCCCGTTGGCGCGAAGAGTATTTGACGCTTCTtcaacagcgctccaaatgggcGCACTCCTCAGCCTGGACTCTCCATTAA